In Zingiber officinale cultivar Zhangliang chromosome 3A, Zo_v1.1, whole genome shotgun sequence, the DNA window CGGACCTGCTCcttttccctctcctcctcacgccACTGTCACTGCACGAACTTACTCGATGACGACGTCgcagcttcttcttctctcttctcccgACGGCCACGCCACCACCTACACTTCCTCTCACCAGCAGCAGACTCCAACGAGCCACCTCTCGCCAGCGACACACTCCGACGAGCCTAGGCTACGCCCGTTGGGACAGATGGCCCTCTCGTCGCCTTCGCTGCTCGTCGGATTGCCTTTGCTGCTCGCTGGACCACCCACGCCATGCGCACAGTGCACATCCGCCGCCCGATCCACGGCTTCGCGGACGGCATAGCTGCTGTCATGCTCCGAGCAGCACTGTCGCACAGTTTCGACGTCGATCCGGTATCCAATCCATGTCGCTATGCGCTTTCGACACTGATTGGGCCTTTGAGCCATCGTCGTAGGTTGGCCTTCGTGCGGTTGTTATGTTTCGGTTTGTGTGCTTGTGGTATTCTTGTCTTTGTACTGATGTTGTATACCGGCCTGTGCGTTGTCTCGGGTGCCGGTCTATGTACTCATCCCgtgtcccggcctacgtgccgataTTAGTTCCCGGTCTACGTACCggtgtcttatcccggtctgcgtaccggtTGCTTATCCCGGTCTACGTGTCGATCTCGTGTCCCGGCTTGCGTGCTGGTCTCTTGTCACGGCCTGCGTGCCGGTGTcgtatcccggcctgcgtgccggtgTCGTATCCCGGTCTACGTACCGGTGCCatatcccggtctgcgtgccaATATTTTGTCTTGGTTTGCATGTCATCTTCCAGTGTCGTGCTGCGTCCCCCTCatcgtcgtcagatccagctctccagcctgatcggagtcatccactcttccgggtcgcgacaactctagtcgcgtcccatccgagggcgccccctgggccagggtacgttttccgtACTCACCgcttatttatttcattattatatcatTTTCCggttactcatatattcgttggatccgcctcgagactcggggtaccgggggcctggccaacccggtcactggttgcaggtagcgttgaccagaggacttttgaagactcgGTCAACACGAaggtcatctcagcatacccccccccccccctccgggACGTTGCGACTCCAgtcaacattctcgccacctcacccgacggtccgtctgactcagcttccggaccggATCAATTATATTATTTGTCTATCCTTGAATATtttcttaagattttttttatacatattattttttgtaaatttaatacttgatttgataaaaatttatgaaATGAAGAGGGGTAAACttataaataggaaaaaaaaataatacgtaAGTTTAAGAATTTAAGTATTTTTTGAAattctcttcctctctcttttgtAAAATAATCACAAGATTTCTTTATATTGTTACTACacctatttaaaaattaattgttaTAAATTTACAccatcaaatttaaatttgaaggtataaatatattcaaaaagacttataaaaatatattaattttgatttaaaatgatTCTAGTTCCTTATCAATCAGTTTAAGATAAAATTGACGTTTAAAAATTAACTATTATCAATTTATATTATTAGATTTAAATATGAGAGTATAAATATATTAGAAAGATTTTTTTGGAGtatattaattttagtttaaaataattggaTATTCAGATCCGAATTTGATAATGTAGCagtgaatttttaaaaatgatagaataaaaatatataaaataataataaattttattggtaTGAATCTGATAGTTAAAAATTTCTatcatataattaatatatacatatgatattattaaaataatataacatTTTGTAATGTCCTTACAAAAAACCGTGGTTATTTTTAGAAGAAAGAGGAAGGGTATTTAATTTAGGTATTATGAAAGTTAGTGAGCGAAATGAAAAAAAACCAAAAACAGCCATTAGGTAAAAGAATGGACGGCGCTGACATAACTACAACGATCTGACGGCGCAGACGCGAGCTACATCCCGGATTCCAACAGCATCGAGGCCTCTTTGACTCCTACGCTTCCCGCCTATGAACGGCCTTGCTGACGTGTACACGGCCCACATGTGTCTGCCCACGTGTTCTCGTTTCGTCCCCATTTCAAGCTCCTTTAATTGCAATTCTCTTGAAATAAACAATCAAGCCGATTCTAATTTTCTCGCGATCCGAGTTCCTTCTCGATCCCctttttgtgtttttttcttcCATTTTTTTTGTTCGTGATTCGAGAGATTGATAAATATTCCGATTTTTAGAGGGATATTTGTATCCTTGAATCGAGGCGAGAAGATGCCCTACTGCGATTCTGAGAAGAGTGTGCGGATCTTTTACAGGAGGTATGGCCATGGCAGCACCAAGGTCCTCCTAATCATCGGTTGGTATTTTGAATTTCTCGTTCAGAATTTGGGAATTTTGATCCAGGGATCTGAAATTCGATTTGAGTTTTTACCTTTTTGGATTGGATGTAGGATTGGCAGGGACGCACGAATCGTGGGGACCTCAGATTAAGGGGTTGACGGGTGCGACGGAGGCCAACGATGACGAGGCGGCGGAGGCGGCGGAGACGGCGGCGAGGACGCCGTCCGGCAATGGAAGTGAAGGCGGCGAAGCCGATGAGGAAGCGCAGGATGGGATCGAGGTTTGCTGCTTCGATAACCGCGGGATGGGCCGTAGCTCTGTGCCTTCCAACAAATCTGATTACACGTAGGTCTCTTCTTCGTCTTacttatttttttccttctttttcttccGAATTTTCGGGATGATTTATCGTTCCTTTTCGGTAGTGTAGGAAGATCACATCCTACAATTTCTTCTGCTTTGCTATTTAGGGCCCAATTGGGAATTGACTATGTTGACCAATGAAAAGGATTAGTGATATAATTCATTATTTTGCCCCACATTGACAAAACCAAAAATGTTCGTTAAACAAAATGGAAGTTCATCGGTGAAATCCTTAACAATTTTTTCTTACCAAACTTATGCTTAATGACTTTTTTTGGAGAGGTTGGTATAATTTGTATCAAATTGAGCATTGTTGTTATCCATCGCTACCAAATAGGAGCCGTTTCTAATAACTTCTAATTGAGGCGATTAAATCTGTGTATAGTGTATCAAATTGGAGAAATTAATTTGTGCAACATTATGCTAAAATTGTATTGCAGAACGACCCTCATGGCAAAGGATGCTCTTGCTCTGTTGGATCATATAGGCTGGAAAAAAGCTCATGTCTTTGGTCATTCCATGGGTGAGCCATCTTTATCTCTTCTGTTTAGCAAAAACCAGTGGCATTTACCTTATATATGCTCAGGCATTCATCTTTAAAATGGGAAAGGATTCATGAAGTTGCAGATATGAACTCTTGCATATGCTTGCCCAATCTCTAATTTGATTGAATTTGGGCTGATTGTAACCAGGAGGAATGATCGCTTGCAAATTGACAACCATTGCGCCAGATAGGATAAGCTCCTTGGCCTTGCTCAATGTAACAGGTGGTGGATTTGAGTGCTTCCCGAGGGTATTTTCGAAATACTATAAACTCAAAAGAATTAACTCCATTGATCTTCTTCAAATTTTTATTATGCTCAAAATTGTCCATGCAATTCGGTGACCATCACTTTAGCTTTTAAATTTTGCAATTTTGTTgctgttttctttcttcttttttcttgatcttcaatgGCGGTGTTTGATGGAAGTTGTTagctataattttttttcaagacttcaGTTGCTCTTGGTATCATATGCTGATTGGCAGCTACGCTTTGTGAGGAGGGAAGGAGTCTGTTGGCAGTGGGTTGTCTTGGCCATGGTCCGAGCTGATTCAACAGACTAAAAATTATATAGTAACAATATAATAGCTATTAAAAACTCTAGAAAAAATGTGAAGACTATGTGGGTGTTTTTTTTTATACCAAAAGAGAtatataagtattttttttaaaagaacacAAGGTAATTcaataagattttaattttttaaagctaTTTAAAATGATAAATAAACACAATTtagtattaaaaattaataagaatTGAATTGAGCTGCAATATCCCTGTCATGAGTTGTGGTCGGCCAGACTCAAGGGTCATCTTTGTGACAGGACATGGTCACCCCATCCCACACCTAGGGCTTCGAATCTTCTAACTCACCAATATGAACCTATTTTAAAACGTAGTTTCTTCTTTGATGCTTATCATCTCCAGCCCCAGTAGTAAAGTTTCTCTGCTCATGACAGCAAGTCTGATAGTTTTCGTAATTTGTCATAAACTTCAATAAATACTCGAAGAAACCTCTGAGATTGTTGATCTAAACGAAGTAATGGTAGTCCTTTCAACATCCATATTTAATCACACATTTTCATATGTAAAGTTGGGACAGGCACAAGCTTGAGGATATTAATGCTTGCAGTGATCTTAATCATTATCTTCTATCATAGTTGTTTCACTGAACCCTACATCTAAAATCAAATCTCTTTCAAGATAATTATATGGTTATATTGGTTCTTTTTGCAGATTGATCGTCAAATGCTATCCCTTGCATTTCGTTTCCTAAGAGCAAGAACTCCAGAGCAAAGATCTGTTGTTGACTTGGAAACTCATTACACAAAGGTTAGTTATTAGAAACATTCACAgctcattttcttctcttcttgtgtGTGATTGTCTTTATATCCCCTTACCTTTATATCATTGATTTGTTTCATGTTTGCTAAATATAGGAATATCTTGATGAGCAATGTGGATCATGTAGAAGAAGGGATATACTTTATCAGGTTAGCGATGTTCCTTTTGTGTCAAATAATTTAACCATACAGTGCAATATCTCGTAAGTCCTATTCGTTTTTCCATTTTGAGTTAGTATCTGAAATGAACAATTACTAATTGAATTTTAAGAATTCAACTGTTAGGAGCTTGCAAGACAGAATTATAGGTGGAAAGCAATTACCATTATCATAATTAACTGCATGAGCTTCATCAATCTTTCTACTATTTTTTTTGAACTTTCGGTTTCATTGCTTCTGAAGCCTGCACTTAAAATTTTTTCACACATCAGGAATATGTGAAGAATATATCATCGACCGGAATGCAATCGAGCATTGGCTTTGAAGGCCAAGTTAATGCTTGTTGGAATCATAAGATGACATCAAAAGAGCTGGAGAGAATTCAATCATCTGGATTTCTGATTTCAATTATCCATGGAAGGTCATCGATACTCACCTTCTCCACCCAATTTTAATGTGCTGACTTTTTGTTAGTATATCAAGATTTGAGTAATtgataattaaattttgttaGGCATGATGTCATTGCTCAAGTAGACCATGCAAGGAACCTTGCGGAGAAGCTCCGACCTGTTGCCAGAATGGTTGAACTTCATGGTGCCCATCTTGTGAGCCATGAAAGGCCAGATGAGGTACACTTCAGGGCTTGGTTATTTCTTTGTCGAATGCTCATTTTGTCATAATTAAAGTCCATATGTTAAACgacataaatgaaaaaaaaagcttGTCAAAATAACAATATAATACAAGTTTCCCATACATAGACATTGTTCAGACTCAAGTTTCTTCTGATGTTTAATTAAAAGGCAaactaaagaagaaaaaaaatgaacattTAGGAATTTCATGAACTGACAACAAAAAATCAGTAGTGAATAATGTATTTCCTTAAAAAGTGGATTTTGTGCAGTTAGAAGTCAACAGTCGGTAAAAAAAAGATTGTTAAGCTGTAATACAAGTATATCCTATACACCGACATTGTTCAGGCTCAAGTTTCTGCTCACCCAATGAAATGCTAATATCAACTGCTTGTAGAGTTAATTCTATTTCAGCAACACTATGCAAAAAATGTTCTGTTACTTGGACTTAATTATATGTATCGGACCACACAGGTGCGTATCTAAATgtctaatataattaatttacaaTTTTTTTACTCATGATCAATAGAAATATGGAATATCCACTTGGAATTGTCATTAATTGACATTGTAGTATTGTACGAAGTGGTCAAAGAGTCTAGTGCCCAGTTAACTCTGATGGATGGATAAATAGAGGGATGGATCATCCTTCCGTATACAAAagagaaaggaaaataaaagagagggaaAAAAAGATTAACTAGTTTACCTGTGTAGAAAAATAGAGGGTTGGATCATCCTTCCGTATAcaaaagagaaaggaaaagaaaaaagaggGGAAAAAAGATTAGCTAGTTTACGTGTGTAGAAAGAATGGGAAGACTATTGACTCACGACACTTGCTGTGGCTGGCAAAGTCGTGGTTAGCAGCCAGCTCGTGATCAGGCGGCTGCTGCGAGCTTCCAACTACAGTCAAAATGAGTTCGGTACCCAGGTGACCGTTGCAAGCTCACAACTAGGCGGTGATCACAAACTTGTGAGGAGGCTTCAAGCTTGTGACCAGGCAGCCGTCATGAGCTCAGTGTTAGGTtcgcagcagcaacaacaacaacagaggATCAGGAGACAAAGGCTCAGGAGACGGGAGTAAGGAAATGTTCATTTCATAGTCAAAATCAATCCACAAATGATTTGTGAATTTATCCTTCCGCAAATTTTGCATCtagtaaatgaaaaaaaatagtatCTCAATTCCTGTTCAAAATTCGCCCTTTTAGTGATTCGTCTCCGGAGCAAACAGAGCAGTATCAAAGACTTTATCTAAGGATAAACATCTTGTTGATTTGACTTTGgttaatgaaaatatttttctatttttgaaatttgaaaagctaAGAAATAATTTAGAGCCAATGTCATTCTGTGCACAGGTTAATCAAGCTCTGCGGGAACTAATAACTGCATCGATATTCAAGCTTAAGCCTGAAGAGTGGTCTTGCTGGTCCAAGGGGCAGACTGGTGATGGTAAGTACAAAGCACCACAGATTGTATTCATAAACATGATCAATCCTCATTACAGGATAGGTCAATTATTTTTCTGGTGTATGGTCTTAGCAGGATCATCTCCAACTGAAACACAATCATCGACGAGCAATAACAACTGGATGACTAGTAACGTGTTAACAGCGTACAATTTCCTAGGAAAGATACAACTaagttttctttatttcctcggTGTCTTCGTGATGGCCTACGAACACATGAGGGGCATTCTCAAAATCAGAAAACCAGCTAGGGTTGCAACCTCCGACTCATAAGGTAAGAATAGTTTACTCTAGCCAGCTTACTCGAGTAATTTAGCAACAAAGACTCATACTTTCTATATTGTCCTCTCAAGCAATTCCAAACCACCGAAACTGAGAAGATTCAGTTTTCAGGAGACGATACTATATATCCATCAAGTAGCATTCTAAGTGCTAACACCATATGGTCATTGTGCCCCCATCAGTGGCAGCGGCTAAACTGTATTGCAAAAAGAGAATTGTTCTTGTGCCATTCCTTCCTTCTGTTTTCTCCCTTGTTGGATAATGACATTGTTGAGTTGCATATTTGTGTAGATTAAGGATAAAATGAAATGTGTATTTGAACGGCCAGTTGGTTGTTGATTGATTTCGTTCGACGCTTCTTCAGGGTTTTCTCAGAACGGGTAGGTCTAAGTTCGAATCAATTTGGCTCTCAATTCGTTAGCCATCCGGTGAAATTGCCAGGTTGGCCTGGCTGAACTAGTTCAGTTTTGAAAGGCCACCCATCTTGTCTGTACATAATCATTTTAACAGTCAATAATCAAATAAATACTAATAAttaaagtttatatatatatatatatatatatatatatatatatatatatatcggttagatttaattttatcATCACACCTTAAACACACAATTTGTTACAAGATCCTATAGAGTGAGTGAAACATATCTATGAATTAAGATGATCTTTAATAAATCCTCAATCCCTAATTTTGTAGGGATGGGATTTGGACActacaatttgatttgaaaattaagttacaCGACTAAAAAATGGCAACATCAGTTAACTTTTGTAGAGAAAATTTGATAAAGATATAtaaaaaagtaaaacaaaataaaatttacgaCACAAATATGATTTAGTAAAAATTAAATCATGGCGCCTGATTTGATCAAAATCAAATACAATGGCATGTTAGAATTACTTATAATACTAAATCGATTCAACTAAACCACAATCTATTTGTATCCTAATTAATTCCTCGTTAAACATCTCAAGGGACTGATTCCAACAAGCGAGAGAAGTAGTAATCAACGATTAGGAATCAcatatttgattaaaaaaaaaacataagcggataaaaaaatacaaaataaagaaaaaatagttCTCTCAAATTAAACAGAAGCTTACTTGGGCACAAAGAGAGGCAAAGAGATTGTTCAAGGACGAAACGAAGCATCAGGAGGAAAGAAATTCCAAGTTAAAAAGGcggagaaggaagagaagaagattgCATTGGCGAGGGGTACGATGCCGCGCCCAGAAACGAATATTCTCCAGTAGATTCCGTTTTCACATTTCTTTCACGGTTACTTCGCCTTTAGCCTTCGACCCAATTTTCTACAGTCATCTTGGGCCGACCGGCCCATTTATTTCTAACTCGCTGCCCAACTATAAATTGATCTGCTCCCGCTCGTCGCTCCTTCTCGTTTCCGGAACCCTAATTGATCCGCTCGGCATTTCCTTTTCGCCTTCGATTTGGCTCGAATCCGTGATATTCGATACAAGTGGAGGCGAAGCATCAGGATCTGTGAACCCGAGGATGTCCGTGATTCGTCTTCTTCCAGGCAACGAGTGAGCACTGCAGTGGGTAGTTGCCGAGACGAACTCCAGGGCAAGGCCCAGGACCTCGACTCCGCATGGGCTACGTTATCTTCTAACGAATCTTGCGGAGGATGGAGGCATCGTCCTCATCTTGGGGGCACAGACGAAGCGAAAGCGGATGGTCGAGCTGCTCCACTCGTTCTCCTGATAATCCGACGACGATAACTTGGCGCTTCAACTCAACGCTCCGTATCTCATAAGTCTTTGCCACTCTCTATTTGTCTGGACTTTAACGTCTCCGTAAGTGCGTATTGCAGTTTTCTGAGACTCGTAATTTGATTTGCGTTCTTATACGTGTGCTATGTTCatcttctttgttttattttcatttatcagCTCAACAAAAGAAACAGAGCCGATCGAGCTAATGGCTGGTGGCTTTTCCTCATTTTGGAGACCCTGAATGATCTTGGATCAAATTGTACCACTGCATTGTGTCGGAATTCTaatattgttttgatgtgatcaaacaaattaagttaggtaaTGTGAtggtttaaccttatgtctaaatgTGTAGAGGTTtaagagcacagaaagtcgagcggaagacgcgactaacgagaaggacggcacgggagagaatcGACGGAttcgatgcgtccgaaggacgaggtgctgtggaagagtacactggcggacgagaaagaaGTATGTGAtatttttgagggacgagaaattGAAGCGGAATAttactcgaggagcaagagacgcagctagccaaAAGGTcggcacgagagagagtcgatgaacttggtgcatccgagggacgaagaactgcggatgagtacgctggcgagtgcgaaggaagcacgcgacgatttcgagggacgagaacccGAAGCGGAAACTTGCTCGAGAAAATCGAAAGTCGGGTTCAGTTGAGCCTTATTCCGAATGGCTAAGATcatccaagcaagcggagccagaaCGGAAGACCCAGATCTAGGCGAGTTAAACTGGAGCAGAGGGCTCGGACCGAAAAAATCAAcgttgttgactttcttggtccaggCGCTCGAAACTTTTTTGGACGCTTGGACCAGTCTGAGGTGCCCGGACCTGGATGTTATTCAGATCGCGGTCAAACGTGATCTATGCgagaaaggataaagttttatcccctttcaGGCACTTGGAATCCTTCcaagtgccccgaccaaggctatgaatatagccttggtctaagaAACTCAACAAGACAAACAACTCTGATTACAACACTTGTATGttttcattgttagtttagctttttatttttctgtgcttgaatgttgtaagagacttctctgcgTGAAAGGAGATATCTATTGCGCTTCATTCTCTTTAGATTAACAACTTCCACGGTTGTAATTAAGTAAATTTTCGTGCCTCTTTTTTtagtttattgtttttatttatttatgcaagtgttagtttaaatgAACTTagttttcttttgattttgtgcAAGGTAATTCTCCCTTCCCCTTCTAGCCGACTTCCAaaaggaccaacaagtggtatcagagtcaggacgtctcaagaggactaaccgctgactgaagcaacgagatggttggagctaacatctatccaccaacgttTGAGAGGGAGTTCGTTTTTTGGAAGCGATGAatgcaggtttattttaaaattgaCTTTAATATGTGTctaacaatgaaatatgattttaaagtgtccaaaagtaaaaaagaagaagaacttgaggaacatcaatggactgacgagcaACGTAACGTTGTTATGGCAAATTGTAAGGTTGAGTCTAGCCTTTTAAGTGTACTACCTGCCaaggatctcgacagagtcggaaAATATAAAAGTGCAAAAGGATtttggaaaaagttcttgaagctctacaaaAAATTAGTTGAAGTCGAATCCAGCTCCTCGATGGACCCCAAGTAACCGTCAAAAGAGTCCGAGATCGAGAAAATTGTCGGAACAACCCTAACAGTCGAATTCCATCTTGAGGATACAAAAAGCTCATTccagatgagcattgatgaagggggagagtattcatagggctgtaaacaagccgagccgagccaagctttggggtgttcaagcttgtttgataagataactgagccgagccgagccgagcttaaaatgaaccaagcttttaaaatgagtgttcaagcttggcttggtttattttttatgagcttgagcttgtttgaagcttggcttgagcttggttcgtttagatgttatcaagctctcaattcaagcttggcttgaacttggttcgagcttggcttgagcttggttcgtttagatgttatcaagctcttaattcaagcttgacttgagcttggttcgagcttggcttgagcttggttcgtttatatgttatcaagctctcaattcaagcttgtttgattgtttgaaacttttaattgtttgattggttattaagattgataatttaaatttatttattttattttattgtttatttagcata includes these proteins:
- the LOC122051237 gene encoding putative aminoacrylate hydrolase RutD isoform X1 → MPYCDSEKSVRIFYRRYGHGSTKVLLIIGLAGTHESWGPQIKGLTGATEANDDEAAEAAETAARTPSGNGSEGGEADEEAQDGIEVCCFDNRGMGRSSVPSNKSDYTTTLMAKDALALLDHIGWKKAHVFGHSMGGMIACKLTTIAPDRISSLALLNVTGGGFECFPRIDRQMLSLAFRFLRARTPEQRSVVDLETHYTKEYLDEQCGSCRRRDILYQEYVKNISSTGMQSSIGFEGQVNACWNHKMTSKELERIQSSGFLISIIHGRHDVIAQVDHARNLAEKLRPVARMVELHGAHLVSHERPDEVNQALRELITASIFKLKPEEWSCWSKGQTGDAGSSPTETQSSTSNNNWMTSNVLTAYNFLGKIQLSFLYFLGVFVMAYEHMRGILKIRKPARVATSDS
- the LOC122051237 gene encoding putative aminoacrylate hydrolase RutD isoform X2; translation: MTRRRRRRRRRRGRRPAMEVKAAKPMRKRRMGSRFAASITAGWAVALCLPTNLITRRTTLMAKDALALLDHIGWKKAHVFGHSMGGMIACKLTTIAPDRISSLALLNVTGGGFECFPRIDRQMLSLAFRFLRARTPEQRSVVDLETHYTKEYLDEQCGSCRRRDILYQEYVKNISSTGMQSSIGFEGQVNACWNHKMTSKELERIQSSGFLISIIHGRHDVIAQVDHARNLAEKLRPVARMVELHGAHLVSHERPDEVNQALRELITASIFKLKPEEWSCWSKGQTGDAGSSPTETQSSTSNNNWMTSNVLTAYNFLGKIQLSFLYFLGVFVMAYEHMRGILKIRKPARVATSDS